One window of the Microvirga mediterraneensis genome contains the following:
- a CDS encoding c-type cytochrome, which translates to MRSFVLSAALLLAGLGSAQAQDAAAGEKVFTQCRACHQIGENAKNAVGPELNGLIGRHSGSVEGYNYSPANKNSGITWDEATFREYIKDPRGKIPGTKMIFAGVKDEQKVNDLVAYLKQFDASGKKVAP; encoded by the coding sequence ATGCGTTCCTTCGTTCTTTCCGCCGCCCTGCTTCTCGCCGGGCTCGGTTCCGCTCAGGCCCAGGACGCGGCCGCCGGCGAGAAGGTCTTCACGCAATGCCGGGCCTGCCACCAGATCGGGGAGAATGCGAAGAATGCCGTGGGTCCGGAGCTGAACGGCCTCATCGGCCGCCATTCGGGTTCGGTCGAAGGCTATAACTACTCCCCGGCCAACAAGAATTCCGGCATCACCTGGGACGAAGCCACGTTCCGGGAATACATCAAGGATCCGAGGGGCAAGATTCCCGGCACCAAGATGATCTTCGCCGGCGTCAAGGACGAGCAGAAGGTCAACGACCTCGTGGCCTACCTCAAGCAGTTCGACGCTTCGGGCAAGAAGGTCGCCCCATGA
- a CDS encoding (Fe-S)-binding protein, whose amino-acid sequence MSVLPSQGQPVKPRVGLFVTCLVDLMRPSVGFAAVKLLEDAGCTVDVPVQTCCGQPAYNSGDRGTTRDLAMQVIEAFHGYDYVVAPSGSCAGTIKAHYPELFEEDPNWRTKADALAAKTYELTSFLVDVLGVTRVEASFDGPVTYHDSCSGLRELGVKAQPRRLLSSVEGLTLVEMKDSDVCCGFGGTFAVKYSDISGAIVGAKAKNIEESHAPTLLAGDLGCLMNMAGKLTRDGKPIQVRHVAEVLAGMTDEPAIGMARESRSA is encoded by the coding sequence ATGAGCGTTCTGCCCTCCCAGGGCCAGCCCGTGAAACCCCGGGTCGGCCTCTTCGTCACCTGCCTGGTCGACCTGATGCGTCCCTCGGTGGGCTTCGCCGCCGTCAAGCTCCTGGAGGATGCCGGCTGCACCGTCGACGTGCCCGTCCAGACCTGCTGCGGCCAGCCGGCCTACAATTCAGGCGACCGCGGCACGACCCGGGACCTCGCCATGCAGGTGATCGAGGCCTTCCATGGCTACGATTACGTGGTTGCCCCCTCGGGCTCCTGCGCCGGAACGATCAAAGCCCATTACCCGGAACTGTTCGAGGAAGATCCGAACTGGCGCACCAAGGCCGATGCGCTGGCCGCCAAGACCTATGAGCTGACGAGCTTCCTGGTCGACGTGCTCGGGGTCACCAGGGTCGAGGCCTCCTTCGACGGACCCGTGACCTATCACGACTCCTGCTCCGGCCTGCGGGAGCTCGGCGTCAAGGCCCAGCCGCGCCGGCTCCTGTCCAGCGTCGAGGGCCTTACCCTCGTCGAGATGAAGGACAGCGACGTGTGCTGCGGCTTCGGCGGCACCTTCGCGGTCAAGTACAGCGACATCTCGGGCGCCATCGTCGGCGCCAAGGCCAAGAACATCGAGGAATCCCACGCCCCGACCCTGCTCGCGGGCGATCTCGGCTGCCTCATGAACATGGCCGGCAAGCTCACCCGCGACGGCAAGCCGATCCAGGTCCGCCACGTGGCGGAGGTTCTGGCCGGCATGACGGACGAACCGGCGATCGGCATGGCCAGGGAGTCCCGTTCCGCATGA
- a CDS encoding DUF6653 family protein, with translation MSNPARFAARLFRMDERTWERHASPWSVWSRVASLPLLLLAIWSHAWIGLWAVPATGLVFLWLWLNPRLFPAPARTDTWSAKATFGERIFMNRATAPIPGHHVKVANLLMTASGIGFVMALAGAVMNDLLMTVAGGLASWFAKMWFCDRMVWLFDDMKDRNPAYAAWIRVKDEAQ, from the coding sequence ATGAGCAACCCGGCCCGTTTCGCGGCGCGCCTGTTCCGGATGGACGAGCGCACCTGGGAGCGCCATGCGAGCCCCTGGAGCGTTTGGTCGCGGGTGGCCTCGCTCCCGCTGCTTCTTCTCGCCATCTGGAGCCACGCATGGATCGGCCTCTGGGCCGTCCCGGCGACCGGGCTGGTCTTCCTGTGGCTCTGGCTCAATCCCCGGCTCTTTCCGGCCCCGGCGCGAACCGACACCTGGAGCGCGAAAGCGACATTCGGCGAAAGAATCTTCATGAACAGGGCAACGGCCCCTATCCCCGGCCATCACGTGAAGGTCGCCAATCTTCTCATGACAGCATCCGGCATCGGCTTCGTCATGGCCTTGGCGGGCGCCGTCATGAACGATCTCCTGATGACCGTTGCGGGTGGTCTTGCCTCCTGGTTCGCCAAGATGTGGTTCTGCGATCGCATGGTCTGGCTCTTCGACGATATGAAAGACCGGAATCCAGCCTACGCCGCATGGATCCGCGTTAAGGATGAGGCGCAATGA